The window TCATCAGCTTGTCCCTAAAAAAGATAAAAGTTTGACTGATAAAGTTAGCCTTAATGATAACCTTATACTTCACGGGGATAATCTCAAAAATCTAAAAGCCCTTCTCCCTACTTATACTGGCAAGGTGAAATGTATCTATATCGACCCACCATACAATACAGGAAATGAAAGATGGGTGTATAACGATAATGTCAATAGTCCGATGATGCAGGAGTGGCTCGGTAAGGTGGTTGACAGAGATGATTTGACCCGCCACGATAAATGGCTCTGTATGATGACGCCAAGATTAAAATTGCTACGGGAATTGTTGAGAGAAGATGGCGTGATTTTTGTGAGTATTGATGATAACGAAGTACACCATCTGAGGATGTTGATGGATGAGGTGTTTGGAGAAGGGAATTTTATCACTCAATTGATTTGGAGAAAACGAGCTGGTGGAGGGAGTGATAGTAAATATATTTCTGTTGAACATGAATATTGCATTTTGTATACGAAATCCATAGATAAAACAGAAATTAAAAGATTAGAATTAGATGATAAAACCTTGAGAAACTATCCTTATGAGGATGGTTATGTAAATACGAGAGGAAAATATTGCTTAAAGCCTCTTCATAATGATGGACTTCAAGATAGTCCAGGATTACATTATGATATAGAATGTCCTGACGGAACCTTACTGAAAGGGATGGAGCATCAATGGGTATATTCTGAATCTACTTTTAAAGATAAACTTAAGGATGGACGTATTGAATTCAAAAAATCCAAGAATGGTTGGAAAATTTATTATAAAGTCTATTTAAATGAAGAAAAAGGTAAATTGGTTTATGATGAAGAAGGTAATATAGTTCAAAGAAAAAGAAAACCATTTTCAATTCTTTACGAGGTTTCGTTAAACAAGGATGGAAATGCCGACTTAGCTGCTATCTCAATGGATAAAAAATTTGATTATCCAAAGCCAGTTGATTTGATAAAACATTTATTGAAATTGGGAACTGATAAAGAAGGCATTGTTTTAGACTCCTTTGCTGGCTCTGGCACCACTGCCCATGCAGTCTTAGACCTAAACAAAGAAGATGGTGGTAACCGTAAATTCATCCTGGTTGAATGTGAAGATTATGCAGACAGAATAACTGCAGAAAGGGTGAGAAGGGTTATCAAGGGTGTCCCAAATGCAAGAGATGAGAAATTAAGAAACGGCTTAGGTGGCACATTCAGCTATTTTGAACTTGGTGATCCGATTGAGATGGAGAGTATTTTAGAAGGCGATAAGCTGCCCACCTACCTTGAGCTTGCAAGATATGTGTTTTATACGGCTACAGGTGAGGAATTTGACCTGCAAAAAGTTGATGAGAATAGAAACTTTATCGGTGAATCAAAGGAATACGAGGTTTATCTGTTTTACAAGCCAGATATTGAATATCTTAAATCCACTGCACTTACGCTTGATAGGGCAAAGAACTTAGGGGCGGACAAGGGCAAAAAGCGATTGGTTTTTGCACCCAGCAAGTATCTTGATACCGATTATCTTTTAAAATACCGTATTGATTATTGTCAATTGCCGTTTGAAATCTATAAGCTGAAGGAATGATTGAGATGTCTATTTTGATGAGGATGGATATGCACAAGTGACAAGTGCATATTCAGAGATTCACGGTGCAGTGGATTGTTTTATTAAAGATTGTAATATTGTTTTAGCCAATAGCAATCAACTAAAATTGTTCGACCTGTGAAATAGGTTTAAATAAAAGGCAAGGAACTTTTCATAGATATAGATGTTCAAGATCTACTCCTACTAAAGATAGGTCGCTCCTACGGAGCTGCAAATATATTGCTTTTGCGAAATTACTACAAACAGATTGCTTCTACGGAGCTTTATTCAGGAGGAGGAATCAATTAGCCTCACAGAGGCAACCTGTTTGTAGGAGGAATCAAATTAGCCAAAAATTAGCTCCAGAGGAGCGACCTGAAAAATGGCAAACACCTATTCTCAAATTTATATTCAAATTGTATTTGCTGTAAAAGGCAGACAACATCTCATTCCTAAACAACATAGGGAAGAATTGCAGAAATACATCACAGGTATTGTTCAAGCCCGTGAACAAAAAATGTTATCTATATTCTGTATGCCTGACCATACCCATTTGCTTGTGGGATTAAAACCATCTATTGCTACTTCTAATTTAGTAAGAGACATAAAGGCAGGTTCATCAAATTTCATTAACAATAACAAATGGATACGAGGTAACTTCAATTGGCAAGAAGGGTTTGGTGCATTCTCCTATTCCAGAAGCCAGGTTGATGATGTGATTAAATACATTTTAAATCAGGAATATCATCATCGCAAAAGAACTTTCAGAGAAGAATATATTGAGTTCTTGAAAAAATTTAAAATTGAATACGATGAAAAATATTTATTTGAATGGATTGAATGAGTTAGGTCGCTCCTATGGAGCTTTATGTTATAGGTGGGGTATTTTTTTTCTACAAATAGATTGCTCCTCTGGAGCAAATTTAATAAGCAA is drawn from bacterium and contains these coding sequences:
- a CDS encoding site-specific DNA-methyltransferase, translating into MATLNFKGKTFVQNHHLSVKYHQLVPKKDKSLTDKVSLNDNLILHGDNLKNLKALLPTYTGKVKCIYIDPPYNTGNERWVYNDNVNSPMMQEWLGKVVDRDDLTRHDKWLCMMTPRLKLLRELLREDGVIFVSIDDNEVHHLRMLMDEVFGEGNFITQLIWRKRAGGGSDSKYISVEHEYCILYTKSIDKTEIKRLELDDKTLRNYPYEDGYVNTRGKYCLKPLHNDGLQDSPGLHYDIECPDGTLLKGMEHQWVYSESTFKDKLKDGRIEFKKSKNGWKIYYKVYLNEEKGKLVYDEEGNIVQRKRKPFSILYEVSLNKDGNADLAAISMDKKFDYPKPVDLIKHLLKLGTDKEGIVLDSFAGSGTTAHAVLDLNKEDGGNRKFILVECEDYADRITAERVRRVIKGVPNARDEKLRNGLGGTFSYFELGDPIEMESILEGDKLPTYLELARYVFYTATGEEFDLQKVDENRNFIGESKEYEVYLFYKPDIEYLKSTALTLDRAKNLGADKGKKRLVFAPSKYLDTDYLLKYRIDYCQLPFEIYKLKE
- the tnpA gene encoding IS200/IS605 family transposase, with amino-acid sequence MANTYSQIYIQIVFAVKGRQHLIPKQHREELQKYITGIVQAREQKMLSIFCMPDHTHLLVGLKPSIATSNLVRDIKAGSSNFINNNKWIRGNFNWQEGFGAFSYSRSQVDDVIKYILNQEYHHRKRTFREEYIEFLKKFKIEYDEKYLFEWIE